One genomic region from Nostoc sphaeroides encodes:
- the clpS gene encoding ATP-dependent Clp protease adapter ClpS, whose protein sequence is MSVETIEKPSTTRKLAPRYRVLLHNDDYNSMEHVVQSLIATVPSLTQPQAVSIMMEAHTNGLALVITCALEHAEFYCETLKSHGLSSTIEPDE, encoded by the coding sequence GTGTCAGTTGAAACCATTGAAAAGCCTTCCACAACCCGTAAGCTCGCGCCTCGGTATCGCGTTTTGCTCCATAACGACGACTACAACTCAATGGAGCATGTTGTACAGTCATTAATAGCCACTGTACCTAGCCTTACCCAACCCCAAGCTGTGAGCATCATGATGGAAGCCCATACTAACGGGCTAGCTTTAGTCATTACTTGCGCCCTAGAACACGCTGAGTTCTATTGCGAAACATTGAAAAGTCATGGTTTAAGTAGCACGATTGAACCTGATGAATAG
- a CDS encoding STAS domain-containing protein, giving the protein MQAVLNYPKIAVIRPQGFLNATNALEFERDMTTALAQNGISILVVDLAAVESLDSAGLMALLSIHKLALSLGRGFQLGAVAPSIRIIFELTQLDRVFEILDGEVELAAT; this is encoded by the coding sequence ATGCAGGCAGTGCTGAACTATCCGAAGATTGCAGTTATTCGCCCCCAAGGTTTTTTGAATGCTACAAACGCCTTGGAATTCGAACGAGATATGACCACAGCGTTAGCACAAAATGGTATTTCCATCTTGGTAGTAGACCTTGCAGCAGTAGAATCGTTAGACAGCGCGGGGTTGATGGCATTGTTATCTATACACAAGCTGGCTCTTAGTTTAGGAAGGGGTTTCCAACTTGGCGCTGTTGCTCCGTCAATTAGAATTATTTTTGAACTAACGCAACTCGATAGGGTGTTTGAAATATTGGATGGTGAAGTTGAATTGGCTGCAACATAA